In one Micromonospora polyrhachis genomic region, the following are encoded:
- the fabG gene encoding 3-oxoacyl-ACP reductase FabG has product MSEQSRVAIVTGAARGIGAATALRLAADGLAVAVVDLDEVAAQSTVDAISAAGGRALAIAADVADRAQVQAAVDRVAAELGAPSVLVNNAGVLRDNLLFKMTDADWDTVLGVHLRGAFLFSQAAQKHMVDQRWGRIVNLSSTSALGNRGQANYAAAKAGLQGFTKTLAIELGQFGITVNAVAPGFIATDMTAATAARIGVDFDDFQERIAAQTPVRRIGRPEDIAHTVSFLASEGASFVSGQVIYVAGGPCD; this is encoded by the coding sequence ATGTCGGAGCAGTCCCGAGTTGCCATCGTCACCGGTGCCGCCCGGGGGATCGGCGCGGCTACCGCACTGCGGCTGGCCGCCGACGGTCTGGCGGTGGCCGTGGTCGACCTCGACGAGGTGGCCGCGCAGAGCACCGTGGACGCGATCAGCGCGGCGGGCGGTCGGGCGCTCGCGATCGCGGCCGACGTCGCCGACCGGGCGCAGGTGCAGGCGGCCGTCGACCGGGTCGCCGCCGAACTGGGTGCGCCGTCGGTGCTGGTCAACAACGCCGGGGTGCTCCGGGACAACCTGTTGTTCAAGATGACCGATGCCGACTGGGACACCGTGCTGGGAGTGCACCTGCGGGGTGCGTTCCTGTTCAGCCAGGCGGCGCAGAAGCACATGGTCGACCAGCGCTGGGGACGGATCGTCAACCTGTCCAGCACCTCCGCGTTGGGCAACCGGGGGCAGGCGAACTATGCGGCGGCCAAGGCCGGGCTCCAGGGGTTCACCAAGACGCTCGCCATCGAGCTGGGTCAGTTCGGGATCACCGTCAACGCGGTGGCACCCGGCTTCATCGCCACCGACATGACGGCCGCGACCGCCGCGCGTATCGGCGTCGATTTCGACGACTTCCAGGAGCGGATCGCCGCCCAGACTCCGGTCCGCCGGATTGGTCGGCCGGAGGACATCGCGCACACCGTGTCCTTCCTGGCCAGCGAGGGTGCTTCGTTCGTCTCCGGTCAGGTGATCTACGTCGCCGGCGGTCCCTGCGACTGA
- a CDS encoding Gfo/Idh/MocA family protein: MLRFGLFGTGHWAAKTHATALAAHPGAELAGVWGRDPAKAAALAQQYDVPAFDDVDALIGAVDAVAVALPPDVQATVAVRAAAAGRHLLLDKPLALSTSDADRVVAAVGQTGVASLVFFTNRFHPNIASFVAATAAAGGWQGARAIMFASIFESGSPYAGSSWRRERGGLWDVGPHALSVLLPVLGRVTEVAAVSGPRGTVHLLLKHGTQATSTVSLTLDAPSAAVGSELVFYGENGIKSMPPREGGPADALGLAIDQLLAEVDSGTRDQQCDVRFGRDVVAVLDAAETARAQGRTVTLPG, encoded by the coding sequence TTGCTTCGGTTCGGACTGTTTGGGACTGGTCACTGGGCGGCCAAGACACACGCCACGGCGCTGGCGGCACACCCCGGGGCGGAACTCGCCGGAGTGTGGGGACGTGACCCGGCCAAGGCCGCCGCGTTGGCCCAGCAGTACGACGTACCCGCCTTCGACGACGTCGACGCCCTGATCGGGGCGGTCGACGCGGTGGCCGTGGCCCTGCCACCGGACGTACAGGCGACGGTGGCCGTACGGGCTGCTGCTGCTGGCCGGCACCTGCTGCTCGACAAGCCGCTGGCACTGAGCACGTCGGACGCCGACCGGGTGGTGGCAGCCGTCGGGCAGACCGGCGTGGCGTCCCTGGTCTTCTTCACCAACCGGTTCCACCCGAACATCGCCAGCTTCGTCGCCGCCACGGCGGCGGCCGGCGGGTGGCAGGGTGCCCGGGCCATCATGTTCGCGTCGATCTTCGAGTCGGGCAGCCCGTACGCCGGTTCGTCGTGGCGTCGGGAGCGGGGTGGCCTGTGGGATGTGGGGCCGCACGCCCTGTCGGTGCTCCTGCCGGTGCTGGGCCGGGTCACCGAGGTGGCCGCCGTGTCCGGACCCCGGGGCACCGTCCACCTGTTGCTGAAGCACGGCACCCAGGCGACCAGCACGGTCTCGCTGACCCTGGACGCGCCCTCTGCGGCGGTCGGTAGTGAACTGGTCTTCTATGGCGAGAACGGCATCAAGAGCATGCCGCCCCGGGAGGGCGGACCGGCCGACGCGCTCGGCCTGGCCATCGACCAGCTGCTGGCGGAGGTCGACTCGGGCACCCGGGACCAGCAGTGTGATGTCCGGTTCGGCCGGGATGTGGTGGCCGTGCTCGACGCCGCCGAGACCGCCCGTGCCCAGGGCCGTACGGTGACCCTGCCCGGGTAG
- a CDS encoding acylase, which produces MKGKDSTPAVRSAGTRPRPHARAGTATIAAATLLAAGLVAGTTPAQAETTESAGGYSAEIRRTSYGVPHVTARNFASLGFGAGYVQAEENICVIAEKVVTADAARSRYFGATESNVGSDLFFQKAKEDKVAEGLLAGTPDGVAAPSREVRDLVRGFAAGYNNYLRKTGVAKLTDPQCRDKPWVRQINALDLWRTNWANMIRSGTLELLRPLLDTVAPAPGSAPSPTLDAGGPGTSAADPGSADAAEGNAGGLGSNAYGLGSAATVSGGGMLLANPHFPWDGPDRFYRIHLKIPGSYDVEGASLLGDPIVQIGHNASMGWSHTVSTALRHVWHELKLVPGDPTSYLVDGKPEKMTQRTVTVRVPTPTGGTEPVTHTFYDTRFGPVIASPTFPWTTSTAYAMTDINADNGRALDGWLQLGRAKTVRAAKTILDRYQFLPWVNIVAADAAGEALYGDHSVVPRVTDELAATCIPARFRTRYAESGEAVLDGSTSACGLGADPDAAVPGILGPAHLPVLIRTDYVTNSNNSHWLANPEQPLTGFPRIIGDEQTERGLRTRLGVRQVQQRLAGTDGLPGTRFTTENLWQVQFGNRVYGGELVRDDLVALCTANPSATASNGATVDLTAACAALRGWDLRANLDSRGAHLFNEFNRARGLVFRDPFVVTDPVNTPRVLAADNPRVLTALADAVQRLAGVPLDAPLGEVQTEPRGGEQIPIHGGPGGSGIFNAINSGLTPGVGYPKVNYGTSFVMAVEFGRHGPSGRQILTYSQSTNPNSPYYADQTRLYSQKGWDTIKYTEAQISADPNLRTYRVRGNRHDNLG; this is translated from the coding sequence ATGAAGGGCAAAGACAGCACACCTGCCGTACGGTCGGCTGGCACCCGACCCAGACCTCACGCCCGGGCCGGCACCGCCACGATCGCCGCTGCCACCCTGCTCGCCGCTGGTCTCGTCGCCGGCACCACACCAGCCCAGGCCGAAACGACCGAGTCGGCCGGTGGGTACTCGGCCGAGATCCGCCGCACGTCGTACGGCGTGCCACACGTCACCGCCAGGAACTTCGCCAGCCTCGGCTTCGGTGCCGGTTACGTGCAGGCCGAGGAGAACATCTGTGTGATCGCCGAGAAGGTCGTCACCGCCGATGCCGCCCGGTCCCGGTACTTCGGTGCCACCGAGTCGAACGTGGGCAGCGACCTGTTCTTCCAGAAGGCCAAGGAGGACAAGGTCGCCGAAGGGCTCCTCGCCGGCACCCCCGACGGCGTAGCCGCGCCGTCGCGAGAGGTCCGCGACCTCGTCCGTGGCTTCGCCGCCGGCTACAACAACTACCTGCGCAAGACCGGCGTGGCAAAGCTGACCGACCCGCAGTGCCGCGACAAGCCCTGGGTACGGCAGATCAACGCGCTCGACCTCTGGCGTACCAACTGGGCCAACATGATCCGGTCAGGGACGTTGGAGTTGCTCCGTCCGCTCCTCGACACGGTTGCACCGGCACCGGGATCCGCGCCCAGCCCCACCCTGGACGCGGGCGGGCCGGGCACGAGCGCCGCCGACCCGGGCAGCGCCGACGCCGCGGAGGGCAACGCGGGCGGGCTGGGCAGCAACGCCTACGGGTTGGGCAGTGCGGCGACGGTCAGCGGCGGCGGGATGCTGCTGGCCAACCCGCACTTCCCCTGGGACGGGCCCGACCGCTTCTACCGGATCCACCTGAAGATCCCGGGCAGCTACGACGTCGAAGGGGCGTCGCTGCTCGGCGACCCGATCGTCCAAATCGGACATAACGCCTCGATGGGCTGGAGTCACACCGTCTCCACCGCCCTGCGGCACGTGTGGCACGAACTCAAGCTGGTGCCCGGCGATCCCACGTCGTACCTGGTCGACGGGAAGCCGGAGAAGATGACCCAGCGCACCGTGACGGTTCGGGTGCCGACGCCGACCGGCGGCACGGAACCCGTGACCCACACCTTCTACGACACCCGGTTCGGCCCGGTCATCGCCTCCCCCACCTTCCCTTGGACGACCAGCACCGCGTACGCGATGACGGACATCAACGCCGACAACGGCCGCGCGCTGGACGGCTGGTTGCAGCTCGGTCGGGCCAAGACGGTCCGGGCAGCGAAGACGATCCTCGACCGCTACCAGTTCCTGCCCTGGGTCAACATCGTCGCCGCGGACGCGGCCGGCGAGGCGCTCTACGGCGACCACTCGGTCGTCCCCCGGGTCACCGACGAACTCGCCGCCACCTGCATCCCGGCGCGGTTCAGAACCCGGTACGCCGAATCCGGCGAGGCAGTGCTCGACGGGTCGACGTCGGCCTGTGGGCTGGGTGCCGACCCCGACGCCGCCGTGCCCGGCATCCTCGGCCCGGCCCACCTGCCGGTGCTGATCCGGACCGACTACGTCACCAACTCCAACAACAGCCACTGGCTGGCCAACCCGGAACAGCCGCTGACCGGTTTCCCACGAATCATCGGTGACGAGCAGACGGAACGTGGCCTGCGTACCCGGCTCGGGGTGCGCCAGGTGCAGCAGCGGCTCGCCGGCACCGACGGCCTGCCGGGCACCAGGTTCACCACCGAGAACCTCTGGCAGGTCCAGTTCGGCAACCGGGTCTACGGTGGTGAACTGGTCCGCGACGACCTGGTCGCGCTCTGCACGGCGAACCCGAGCGCCACGGCGTCGAACGGTGCCACGGTCGACCTCACCGCGGCCTGCGCGGCGCTACGGGGCTGGGACCTGCGCGCCAACCTGGACAGTCGCGGTGCCCACCTGTTCAACGAGTTCAATCGCGCTCGCGGCCTCGTGTTCCGGGACCCGTTCGTGGTGACCGATCCGGTCAACACGCCCCGGGTTCTCGCCGCCGACAACCCGAGGGTGCTGACCGCGCTGGCCGACGCGGTGCAACGCCTGGCCGGCGTCCCGCTGGACGCACCGCTCGGCGAGGTACAGACCGAGCCACGGGGTGGCGAACAGATCCCGATCCACGGCGGCCCGGGCGGCTCCGGAATCTTCAACGCGATCAACAGCGGGTTGACGCCCGGGGTCGGCTACCCGAAGGTCAACTACGGTACGTCGTTCGTGATGGCAGTCGAGTTCGGCCGGCATGGTCCGTCCGGTCGGCAGATCCTGACCTACTCGCAGTCGACCAACCCGAACTCGCCCTACTACGCCGACCAGACCCGGCTCTACTCGCAGAAGGGCTGGGACACCATCAAGTACACCGAGGCACAGATCTCGGCCGACCCGAACCTACGCACCTACCGGGTACGGGGAAACCGGCACGACAACCTGGGCTGA